The Juglans regia cultivar Chandler chromosome 2, Walnut 2.0, whole genome shotgun sequence genome includes a window with the following:
- the LOC108999726 gene encoding uncharacterized protein LOC108999726: MANSETPSENSSERASMANPPMSNPCDDSLSQYYLHPSDNPGALLVSEIFTGENYIAWSRSIAIALTVKNKISFIDETLLQPRIDTDSRLRIAWLRANNLVLSWLMNSISKEIHGSLLYFTTALDIWEELKTRYLRSDGSRVFSLEKSLSSISQGSKNVNEYFSEFKALWDEYISYRPIPSCKCGNLGRCTCNILKNLTD; encoded by the coding sequence ATGGCAAACTCTGAAACACCTTCTGAAAATTCTTCTGAGAGAGCTTCTATGGCTAATCCTCCTATGTCGAATCCTTGTGATGATTCCTTGAGCCAGTACTATCTTCATCCTTCTGACAATCCAGGAGCACTTCTCGTGTCTGAAATCTTTACAGGTGAGAACTATATTGCATGGAGTCGATCGATTGCAATTGCACTCACTGTCAAGAATAAAATCTCCTTTATTGATGAAACTCTACTTCAACCTAGAATTGATACTGATTCTAGACTTCGAATTGCTTGGCTAAGAGCAAATAATCTAGTGCTCTCATGGTTAATGAACTCAATTTCCAAAGAAATTCATGGCAGCCTTCTTTATTTTACAACTGCTTTGGACATTTGGGAGGAACTAAAGACAAGATATCTTAGAAGTGATGGTTCGAGAGTTTTCTCTCTGGAAAAATCTCTCAGTTCCATTTCTCAAGGTTCTAAAAATGTTAATGAGTATTTCAGTGAGTTTAAAGCCTTGTGGGATGAATATATCAGTTATCGACCTATTCCAAGTTGTAAATGTGGAAATCTTGGTAGGTGCACATGCAATATTCTCAAGAATCTCACAGATTGA